The Vibrio echinoideorum genome includes a region encoding these proteins:
- the flaG gene encoding flagellar protein FlaG, translating into MEIPSNASNIQPYGSPNGIKIASDEGSSASSISRLKEVTSYGKVEKSKEEATEAAIQLAQVRQELNDEERVKMVEKVNEFISSLNKGVAFKVDEESGRDVVTIYETTTGDIIRQIPDEEMLEILRRLAAQNSNSRIFEVKV; encoded by the coding sequence ATGGAAATTCCATCCAACGCATCGAACATCCAGCCTTACGGCTCACCTAATGGCATTAAAATTGCAAGCGATGAAGGTAGTAGTGCGTCGAGCATTTCACGACTGAAAGAAGTAACATCTTATGGCAAGGTAGAGAAATCGAAAGAAGAGGCTACCGAAGCGGCGATTCAATTAGCTCAAGTTAGACAAGAGTTAAATGATGAAGAGCGAGTCAAGATGGTAGAGAAGGTAAACGAGTTTATCTCTTCTCTCAATAAGGGTGTTGCTTTTAAAGTTGATGAAGAATCGGGTAGAGATGTGGTCACCATTTATGAGACTACAACAGGTGATATTATTCGCCAGATACCTGATGAAGAAATGCTTGAAATTCTAAGGCGCCTAGCAGCCCAAAACTCGAATAGTAGAATATTTGAGGTGAAGGTTTAA
- the flgK gene encoding flagellar hook-associated protein FlgK yields the protein MASDLLNVGAQSVLTAQRQLNTTGHNISNANTEGYSRQSVIQGVNDPRQYGGQSYGMGVHVENVRRSWDQFAVKELNLSTTNAANKGDTEANLDMLSSMLSSVASKKIPENLNEWFDSVKTLADTPNDVGARKVVLEKAGLLTKTLNEFHETVRQQSDSTNKKLEVGIERVNQLAVEIRDVQRLMMRTPGPHNDLRDQHEKLINELSGYTKVTVTPRSNAEGFNVHIGNGHTLVSGSEASQLKLVDGLPDTHQRRLAIVEGKSLKAITSNDIDGKIGAMLDMRDEHIPDIMDELGRLATAFSEKVNSLQSQGLDLNGNVGQNLFTDVNSELVAKSRVTAGSQSKADVAVYIDDMSALKGGEYGLKYDGSDYVVTKPDGETVKVSTNSSGNAFYLDGMRVEVRNPPELGEKLLLRPTRNFAAQMQMETKDPKDIAAQSYEASTTFAKGSAGFKILAAGQLREFEVIVSPKGEQFAVTDPKGNILMQPQPYPPEGSVTINGTTFELTSGAVANDKFTANLVPSEGDNGNLRKLQNLQTGKVLNDGESTILDLYHNLNTNTGLKTSTAIRLSDIATLEKESAQERIASVSGVNLDEEAANMMKFQQAYMASSRIMQAANDTFNTILALR from the coding sequence ATGGCGTCGGATCTTCTGAATGTAGGGGCACAAAGTGTTCTTACGGCTCAGAGACAGCTAAACACCACAGGTCATAACATTTCTAACGCCAACACAGAGGGCTATAGCCGTCAGTCTGTGATTCAAGGTGTGAATGACCCACGTCAGTACGGTGGTCAATCCTATGGTATGGGTGTGCATGTGGAAAATGTTCGCCGCTCTTGGGATCAGTTTGCCGTCAAAGAACTTAACTTATCGACAACCAATGCCGCTAATAAAGGCGATACAGAAGCCAACCTCGATATGTTGTCGAGCATGTTGTCATCGGTCGCTTCAAAGAAGATTCCAGAAAACCTCAATGAATGGTTTGATTCAGTTAAGACACTTGCCGATACACCGAACGATGTGGGTGCTCGTAAAGTCGTGCTAGAAAAAGCAGGGCTCTTGACTAAAACCCTAAATGAATTTCATGAAACGGTACGTCAACAGTCTGATTCTACGAATAAAAAATTAGAAGTCGGCATTGAACGTGTCAACCAACTTGCGGTTGAGATTCGTGACGTCCAGCGCTTGATGATGAGAACGCCAGGGCCTCACAATGATTTGCGAGATCAGCACGAAAAACTGATTAATGAACTATCCGGTTATACCAAAGTGACGGTGACACCACGCTCTAACGCGGAAGGTTTTAACGTCCATATTGGTAATGGCCATACCTTAGTTTCTGGTAGTGAAGCGAGTCAATTGAAGTTAGTTGATGGTTTACCTGATACACATCAGCGTCGACTTGCAATTGTTGAAGGCAAGTCTCTGAAGGCGATCACCAGTAATGATATCGATGGGAAGATCGGTGCCATGCTTGATATGCGAGACGAACACATTCCTGACATCATGGATGAGCTTGGACGTTTGGCGACGGCTTTCTCGGAGAAAGTGAATTCACTCCAATCACAAGGGTTAGATCTCAATGGTAACGTTGGTCAAAACCTCTTTACTGATGTGAACTCTGAGCTAGTTGCTAAATCTCGTGTTACAGCTGGCAGTCAATCAAAGGCTGATGTTGCCGTTTATATTGATGATATGTCTGCCTTAAAAGGCGGAGAATATGGTCTTAAGTATGACGGAAGTGACTATGTCGTGACTAAGCCCGATGGTGAAACCGTAAAGGTCAGCACCAATTCAAGTGGCAATGCCTTTTATTTAGATGGCATGCGAGTTGAAGTTCGAAATCCCCCAGAATTGGGTGAGAAGCTTTTGTTGCGCCCAACGCGTAATTTCGCTGCTCAAATGCAGATGGAAACCAAAGATCCCAAAGATATTGCGGCGCAAAGTTATGAGGCATCAACCACGTTTGCTAAAGGCAGCGCTGGATTTAAGATCTTAGCCGCCGGTCAACTGCGTGAATTTGAAGTGATTGTGTCACCAAAAGGTGAACAGTTTGCCGTGACTGACCCGAAAGGCAATATTTTAATGCAGCCTCAGCCGTACCCACCTGAAGGGTCGGTTACGATTAATGGCACGACTTTCGAGTTGACCTCTGGCGCTGTGGCAAACGATAAATTTACGGCAAACCTTGTCCCTTCAGAAGGCGACAATGGAAACTTACGTAAATTACAAAACCTCCAGACAGGAAAGGTATTGAATGATGGTGAGTCTACGATCTTGGATCTCTATCATAACTTGAATACTAACACGGGCCTGAAAACGTCGACGGCAATTCGCTTAAGCGACATTGCCACCTTAGAAAAGGAATCCGCTCAGGAACGTATTGCTTCAGTGTCGGGGGTTAACCTCGATGAAGAAGCGGCAAATATGATGAAATTTCAGCAAGCGTACATGGCTTCTTCACGCATCATGCAAGCGGCTAATGATACGTTTAATACTATTTTGGCTCTGAGGTAG
- a CDS encoding flagellin, with translation MAVNVNTNVSAMTAQRYLNNANSAQQTSMERLASGSKINSAKDDAAGLQISNRLNVQSRGLDVAVRNANDGISIAQTAEGAMNETTNILQRMRDLSLQSSNGSNSKSERVAIQEEVTALNDELNRIAETTSFGGNKLLNGTHGTKSFQIGADNGEAVMLQLKDMRSDNAQMGGKSYQTENAKDKDWNVQTGSNDLKMSFTDNFGQAQEIDVSAKAGDDIEELATYINGQQDSVKASVTEDGKLQMFTGNNKVEGEVAFSGSLAGELGMQPSKDVTVDTIDVTSVGGAQESVAVIDAALKYVDSHRAELGAFQNRFDHAISNLDNINENVNASKSRIKDTDFAKETTQMTKSQILSQASSSILAQAKQAPNSALSLLG, from the coding sequence ATGGCAGTGAATGTAAATACAAACGTTTCAGCGATGACAGCGCAACGTTACTTAAACAACGCAAACAGCGCACAACAAACATCAATGGAGCGTCTAGCTTCAGGCTCTAAAATCAACAGCGCGAAAGATGACGCTGCGGGCCTACAAATCTCTAACCGTTTGAACGTTCAAAGCCGCGGCCTTGATGTTGCTGTACGTAACGCGAACGACGGTATCTCTATTGCACAAACTGCTGAAGGTGCAATGAACGAGACTACTAACATCCTGCAACGTATGCGTGATTTGTCTCTACAATCTTCAAACGGCTCAAACTCAAAATCTGAGCGTGTAGCGATTCAAGAAGAAGTAACAGCACTGAACGACGAACTGAACCGTATTGCGGAAACCACGTCTTTTGGTGGCAACAAGCTGCTTAACGGTACTCACGGTACTAAATCATTCCAAATCGGTGCGGATAACGGTGAAGCGGTAATGCTTCAACTGAAAGATATGCGCTCTGATAATGCTCAGATGGGTGGTAAGAGTTACCAAACTGAGAACGCGAAAGACAAAGACTGGAACGTTCAAACTGGCTCTAACGACCTAAAAATGTCGTTCACTGATAACTTCGGTCAAGCACAAGAAATCGATGTGTCTGCGAAAGCGGGCGATGACATCGAAGAGCTAGCAACGTACATCAACGGTCAACAAGACTCTGTTAAAGCGTCTGTAACTGAAGACGGTAAGCTACAGATGTTTACTGGCAACAACAAAGTTGAAGGCGAAGTGGCATTCTCTGGCAGCCTTGCTGGCGAATTAGGCATGCAACCTAGCAAAGATGTAACGGTTGATACTATCGACGTGACATCAGTTGGTGGCGCACAAGAATCTGTAGCAGTCATCGATGCGGCACTTAAGTATGTAGACAGCCACCGTGCTGAACTGGGTGCTTTCCAAAACCGTTTCGACCACGCTATCAGCAACTTAGACAACATTAACGAGAACGTTAACGCATCTAAGAGCCGTATTAAAGATACCGATTTCGCGAAAGAAACGACTCAGATGACTAAGTCTCAGATCCTTTCTCAAGCTTCAAGCTCTATTCTTGCTCAAGCGAAGCAAGCACCGAACTCGGCACTTAGCCTACTAGGTTAA
- a CDS encoding flagellar basal body P-ring protein FlgI: MKKLTLVLFGMLFLATSAHAARIKDVAKVAGVRSNQLVGYGLVTGLPGTGETTPFTDQTFNAMLQNFGIQLPPGTKPKTKNVAAVIVTAELPAFSKQGQEVDVTVSSIGAAKSLRGGTLLQTFLKGLDGQVYAVAQGNLVVSGFSAQGNDGSKIVGNNPNVGIISSGATVEQEIPTPFGRGDYITFNLIQSDFTTAQRLADAVNNFLGPQMASAVDATSVKVRAPREISQRVAFLSAIENIEFDPAEGSAKIIVNSRTGTIVVGKHVRLKAAAVTHGGMTVAIKENLNVSQPNAFSGGQTVVVPDSDIEITEADGKMFKFEPGLTLDDLVRAVNEVGAAPSDLMAILQALKQAGAIEGQLIII, translated from the coding sequence ATGAAAAAACTGACACTCGTACTATTCGGCATGCTATTTCTTGCTACCAGTGCCCATGCTGCGCGTATTAAAGACGTGGCAAAAGTGGCGGGTGTTCGTAGTAACCAACTTGTCGGTTATGGTTTGGTTACGGGTTTGCCGGGCACCGGTGAGACAACTCCCTTTACCGATCAAACGTTTAACGCAATGCTGCAAAATTTTGGCATTCAATTGCCACCCGGCACTAAGCCAAAAACTAAAAACGTCGCAGCGGTAATTGTTACCGCTGAACTGCCGGCCTTCTCAAAGCAAGGTCAGGAAGTTGACGTAACGGTTTCTTCTATCGGCGCAGCAAAAAGCCTGCGTGGTGGTACCTTGCTGCAGACTTTCCTAAAAGGTCTAGATGGTCAAGTGTATGCTGTGGCACAAGGTAACTTGGTTGTGAGTGGCTTTAGTGCTCAAGGGAATGACGGATCTAAGATTGTCGGTAATAACCCTAACGTTGGCATCATCTCTAGTGGTGCGACAGTTGAGCAAGAAATCCCAACCCCCTTTGGTCGTGGCGACTACATCACTTTCAACCTAATCCAATCTGATTTCACCACAGCGCAACGTTTGGCTGATGCGGTTAATAATTTCCTTGGTCCACAAATGGCTTCTGCGGTCGATGCAACGTCAGTAAAAGTACGCGCACCACGAGAAATCAGCCAGCGTGTGGCTTTCTTGTCTGCCATCGAAAACATTGAATTTGACCCAGCAGAAGGTTCTGCAAAGATTATTGTTAACTCTCGTACAGGCACTATTGTTGTTGGTAAACATGTTCGCCTAAAAGCGGCTGCGGTTACGCACGGTGGCATGACGGTAGCAATCAAAGAAAACCTAAACGTGAGCCAACCGAATGCATTCTCTGGTGGTCAAACGGTGGTGGTTCCCGATTCTGATATCGAAATAACAGAAGCCGATGGCAAGATGTTCAAGTTTGAACCTGGTTTAACGCTCGATGATTTGGTTCGCGCAGTCAATGAAGTGGGCGCTGCACCTTCTGATTTAATGGCAATCCTTCAAGCACTGAAACAAGCGGGTGCGATTGAAGGCCAGTTGATCATTATTTAA
- the flgL gene encoding flagellar hook-associated protein FlgL: protein MLNRISSFHNYQSVQNDLRRQENKIHHNQAQLASGKKLQSPSDDPLATHYLQNIGQQSEQLKQYVDAITLVRNRLEHHEVMIANSEGFADEAKRTVMEMINGALSPEDRLAKQREIQELSNNFLHLSNSQDESGNYTFAGTKPKNQPFFRDNEGNVSYQGDDYQRKMRVASSFEMAMNDPGSKLFMEIDNPFGDYEPQYELEPASELLLERATNSAEDSSKYKVTFVDMQTGTFAYQLEKDGAVVAAEDFDPSTGIQFEGLNIQIKGQITRGDSITLEPRETFSIFDTFKEAAEQAENPVSDASATAKLHQVTEEFHAAFIHLTKARTDVGARLSTLDIQEQQHEDFKLSLAKAKSNFEDLDYSKAIIEFNENSRALQASQQAFGKTKDLTLFNYI from the coding sequence ATGTTGAATCGTATTTCGAGCTTCCATAATTACCAATCTGTTCAGAATGACTTACGCCGTCAAGAGAACAAGATACATCACAACCAAGCGCAATTGGCCTCGGGCAAGAAATTGCAGTCGCCAAGTGATGACCCATTAGCGACGCACTATTTGCAGAACATTGGTCAGCAGTCAGAGCAGCTCAAACAGTACGTAGATGCGATTACGTTAGTTCGAAACCGTTTAGAGCATCATGAAGTTATGATCGCTAACTCGGAAGGATTCGCTGATGAAGCGAAGCGAACTGTGATGGAAATGATCAACGGTGCACTTTCTCCAGAAGATCGCTTGGCTAAACAGCGTGAAATTCAAGAACTCTCGAATAACTTTTTGCATCTGTCGAATTCACAAGATGAATCAGGCAATTACACCTTTGCTGGTACGAAGCCGAAGAATCAACCCTTCTTTAGAGATAATGAAGGTAACGTCAGCTACCAAGGTGATGACTATCAACGCAAGATGCGTGTCGCGAGTAGCTTCGAGATGGCGATGAATGATCCGGGCAGTAAGTTATTTATGGAAATAGATAACCCGTTCGGTGATTACGAACCTCAGTATGAGCTTGAACCCGCTTCTGAACTACTTTTGGAACGAGCGACGAACTCGGCTGAAGATTCATCGAAGTATAAAGTGACGTTTGTTGATATGCAGACAGGAACGTTTGCTTATCAGCTAGAAAAAGACGGTGCCGTAGTCGCCGCTGAAGATTTTGATCCTTCGACAGGCATACAATTTGAAGGGCTCAATATCCAAATTAAAGGTCAAATAACCAGGGGAGATTCAATTACTTTGGAACCTCGAGAAACCTTCTCGATTTTTGACACCTTTAAAGAAGCGGCTGAGCAGGCTGAAAACCCGGTGTCGGACGCATCAGCAACAGCGAAATTGCACCAAGTAACTGAAGAGTTCCATGCCGCGTTTATCCATTTGACCAAAGCGAGAACCGATGTTGGTGCGCGTTTAAGTACACTGGATATTCAAGAGCAACAACATGAAGATTTTAAGTTGTCTTTAGCGAAAGCAAAAAGCAACTTTGAAGATTTGGATTATTCGAAGGCCATCATTGAATTCAATGAAAACTCTCGAGCATTGCAAGCTTCTCAACAAGCGTTTGGTAAAACTAAAGACCTAACCTTGTTCAACTATATTTAA
- the flgG gene encoding flagellar basal-body rod protein FlgG, with the protein MHPALWVSKTGLDAQQTNISTISNNLANASTIGFKKSRAVFEDLFYQNINQPGGQSSQNTELPSGLMLGAGSKVVATQKVHTHGNAQTTTNSLDMMIEGDGFFQVEMPDGETGYSRNGQFTLNGDGAIVTSGQGYALQPEIVIPEDAISVTVGNDGEVSVRLRGEQNNVVVGQITITDFVNPGGLEPVGQNLYLPTGASGDPQEGVPGFDGLGNIRQSMLETSNVNVTEELVNMIEAQRVYEMNSKVISSVDKMMSFVNQQL; encoded by the coding sequence ATGCATCCAGCATTATGGGTAAGTAAAACAGGCTTAGATGCCCAACAAACCAATATCTCAACAATTTCAAACAACCTTGCCAACGCCTCAACCATTGGTTTCAAAAAGAGTCGTGCGGTATTTGAAGATTTGTTCTATCAGAACATTAACCAACCGGGTGGCCAATCTTCTCAGAATACTGAGTTACCGAGCGGTTTGATGCTGGGTGCCGGTTCAAAAGTCGTCGCCACTCAAAAAGTGCATACTCATGGTAATGCTCAAACCACTACAAACAGCTTAGATATGATGATCGAAGGCGATGGTTTCTTCCAAGTTGAAATGCCAGATGGTGAAACAGGTTACAGCCGAAATGGTCAGTTTACGCTGAACGGTGACGGCGCAATCGTAACCTCAGGCCAAGGTTATGCGCTGCAACCAGAAATCGTTATCCCTGAGGATGCTATCTCTGTGACGGTAGGTAACGACGGTGAAGTATCGGTTCGTCTACGTGGTGAACAAAACAACGTGGTAGTCGGCCAAATTACAATTACAGACTTTGTAAACCCAGGTGGCTTAGAGCCAGTCGGTCAAAACCTTTACTTGCCAACAGGCGCAAGTGGTGATCCACAAGAGGGTGTGCCGGGCTTTGATGGCTTAGGTAATATCCGTCAGTCGATGCTAGAAACATCAAACGTAAACGTAACCGAAGAGCTGGTTAACATGATTGAAGCTCAGCGTGTATACGAAATGAACTCGAAAGTTATCTCGTCGGTAGACAAGATGATGAGCTTTGTTAACCAACAGCTGTAA
- a CDS encoding flagellin, giving the protein MAINVSTNVSAMTAQRYLNSAAEGTQKSMERLSSGYKINSAKDDAAGLQISNRLTSQSRGLDMAVKNANDGISIAQTAEGAMNESTNILQRMRDLSLQSSNGSNSKSERVAIQEEVSALNTELNRIAETTSFGGNKLLNGTYGSQSFQIGADSGEAVMLTMNNMRTDTQDMGGKSYGVTEGKDASWRVGAGSDLTIKYNDKFGEAQELAISAKEGNDMEELATYINGQSQDVKASVGEGGKLQLFASSQKVEGDVEFGGSLAGELGIGAAKDVTVNDIDVTSVAGANEAVSVIDGALKSVDSNRASLGAFQNRFDHAISNLDNINENVNASKSRIKDTDYAKETTAMTKSQILQQASTSILAQAKQSPSAALSLLG; this is encoded by the coding sequence ATGGCGATTAATGTAAGCACTAATGTGTCTGCAATGACGGCTCAGCGCTACCTAAATAGCGCGGCTGAAGGTACTCAAAAATCAATGGAGCGTTTGTCTTCTGGCTATAAAATCAATAGCGCAAAAGATGATGCTGCTGGCCTACAAATTTCTAACCGCTTAACGTCGCAAAGTCGTGGCCTAGATATGGCTGTGAAAAATGCGAATGACGGTATCTCAATTGCACAGACTGCTGAAGGTGCAATGAATGAGTCAACCAACATTCTGCAACGTATGCGTGACCTTTCTCTTCAATCTTCAAATGGTTCAAACAGCAAATCTGAACGTGTTGCGATCCAAGAAGAAGTATCGGCTCTAAACACTGAACTTAACCGTATCGCTGAAACGACCTCTTTTGGTGGTAACAAGCTTCTTAACGGTACTTACGGTAGCCAATCTTTCCAAATCGGTGCTGATTCTGGTGAAGCAGTAATGCTAACGATGAACAACATGCGTACTGACACTCAAGACATGGGTGGTAAGAGCTACGGTGTTACAGAAGGCAAAGATGCTTCTTGGCGCGTAGGTGCTGGTTCTGATTTAACGATCAAATACAACGATAAGTTTGGCGAAGCACAAGAGTTGGCTATTTCTGCGAAGGAAGGCAACGATATGGAAGAGCTAGCAACTTACATCAATGGTCAGAGCCAAGACGTTAAAGCGTCGGTAGGTGAAGGCGGTAAACTGCAACTTTTCGCTTCAAGCCAAAAAGTTGAAGGTGATGTTGAGTTCGGTGGCAGCCTTGCTGGTGAGCTAGGTATCGGTGCAGCTAAAGACGTTACCGTTAACGATATCGATGTAACCTCGGTTGCTGGTGCAAACGAAGCCGTGTCTGTTATTGATGGCGCACTAAAATCAGTGGACAGTAACCGTGCTTCTCTTGGTGCTTTCCAAAACCGTTTTGATCACGCTATCAGCAACTTAGATAACATCAACGAAAACGTTAATGCTTCTAAGAGCCGTATCAAAGATACCGATTACGCGAAAGAAACAACGGCAATGACGAAGTCTCAAATCCTACAACAGGCGAGTACTTCTATCTTAGCTCAAGCAAAACAATCACCATCAGCAGCTCTAAGCTTATTGGGCTAA
- the flgH gene encoding flagellar basal body L-ring protein FlgH → MKRIFCLALLASMTGCTVLDPIETPAQENATTVVDAVEGDKSAQESSGIIDTLRGRTDPIAGDPAWAPINPKQKPEHYAAATGSLFNVSHIGSMYDDSKPRGIGDIITVALDENTRATKKANADMSKSNDASMEPLAVGGQELTIDKYNFSYDLSNTNTFAGDASANQSNSISGYITVEVIEVLANGNLVVRGEKWMTLNTGDEYIRLSGTIRPDDIDFENTIASNRVSNARIQYSGTGVQKDMQEPGFLARFFNVSL, encoded by the coding sequence ATGAAACGTATTTTTTGCCTAGCTTTGTTAGCCTCAATGACGGGTTGTACTGTACTGGATCCGATTGAAACTCCGGCACAAGAAAACGCGACCACAGTGGTTGATGCGGTGGAAGGTGATAAGTCGGCTCAAGAGAGCTCAGGCATTATCGATACGCTTCGTGGTAGAACAGACCCAATTGCTGGTGATCCTGCATGGGCGCCAATCAATCCAAAGCAAAAACCAGAACACTACGCAGCGGCAACAGGCTCTTTGTTCAATGTGAGCCATATTGGCAGCATGTATGACGATTCAAAGCCTCGTGGCATTGGTGACATCATTACTGTGGCGTTAGACGAGAATACTCGAGCGACCAAAAAAGCCAACGCAGACATGTCTAAGTCGAATGATGCTTCTATGGAGCCATTGGCAGTCGGTGGTCAAGAGCTCACTATCGACAAGTACAACTTCTCTTATGATCTGAGTAACACCAACACCTTTGCCGGTGATGCGTCAGCCAACCAAAGTAACAGCATCAGCGGTTATATTACCGTTGAAGTCATCGAAGTATTAGCCAATGGCAACTTAGTGGTTCGTGGTGAGAAATGGATGACATTGAATACCGGTGATGAGTACATCCGCCTAAGTGGCACGATTCGCCCGGACGACATTGACTTCGAAAACACCATTGCTTCGAACCGAGTTTCTAACGCGCGAATTCAGTACTCAGGTACTGGCGTTCAGAAAGATATGCAAGAGCCTGGATTCTTGGCACGATTCTTTAATGTATCTTTGTAG
- the flgJ gene encoding flagellar assembly peptidoglycan hydrolase FlgJ, producing the protein MIKNNNDIGFIHDIGSLDRLRQQAVNGEEGSEKEALTAAAKQFESIFTSMLFKSMRSANSSFKSDMLNSQNEQFYRQMQDDQMASELSASGSLGLADMIVAQLSAGQASDESEEKVRSEGFDTSLQRPQFSGRSEGKASEVQSASAMSASALSTTGVSVAKQPASFDSPESFVTSMKPYAEKAASALGVDSSLLLAQAALETGWGSKMVKNSLGNSNNLFNIKADRSWKGDKVVTQTLEFHGKTAVKESASFRSYSSFEDSFNDYVKFLNENPRYDTALQHQGNSENFIKGIHQAGYATDPNYADKVLRVKAKIDEMN; encoded by the coding sequence ATGATTAAGAATAACAATGACATCGGCTTTATTCACGACATCGGTAGCCTAGACCGTCTTCGTCAACAAGCCGTAAATGGTGAAGAAGGCAGTGAGAAAGAAGCATTAACTGCTGCTGCAAAACAGTTTGAATCTATTTTTACGTCGATGTTGTTTAAGTCGATGCGAAGTGCGAACTCGAGCTTTAAGTCGGATATGTTGAATAGTCAGAACGAGCAGTTCTATCGCCAAATGCAAGATGACCAAATGGCGAGTGAGTTGAGCGCTTCTGGTTCATTAGGGCTTGCGGATATGATTGTCGCTCAATTGAGTGCAGGCCAAGCCAGTGATGAGTCTGAAGAGAAAGTTCGTAGTGAAGGGTTTGATACTTCATTGCAAAGGCCTCAGTTCTCAGGTCGTTCAGAAGGTAAAGCTTCTGAAGTACAATCTGCGTCAGCCATGTCAGCATCAGCTCTGTCAACAACAGGCGTGTCAGTAGCAAAACAACCCGCTTCATTTGATTCACCTGAATCGTTCGTTACGTCGATGAAGCCTTATGCCGAAAAAGCGGCAAGTGCACTCGGTGTGGATTCATCGCTGTTGTTGGCACAAGCAGCACTTGAAACAGGCTGGGGTTCTAAAATGGTTAAAAACTCTTTGGGCAACAGCAATAACCTGTTCAATATTAAAGCAGACAGAAGCTGGAAGGGCGATAAGGTTGTAACTCAGACTTTAGAGTTCCATGGTAAAACAGCCGTTAAAGAGTCGGCTTCATTCCGTTCTTACTCCAGTTTCGAAGATAGCTTCAACGACTATGTTAAGTTCTTGAACGAAAACCCAAGGTACGATACCGCTCTGCAGCATCAAGGTAATTCAGAGAATTTCATCAAAGGCATTCATCAGGCTGGTTACGCCACTGACCCTAATTATGCAGACAAGGTTTTACGAGTTAAAGCCAAGATTGATGAGATGAACTAG
- a CDS encoding flagellin, whose translation MAINVSTNVSAMTAQRYLNKASNDLATSMERLSSGHKINSAKDDAAGLQISNRLTAQSRGLDVAMRNANDGISIAQTAEGAMNESTNVLQRMRDLAIQSSNGTNSAAERTALDEESSALQDELNRIAETTSFGGRRLLNGSFGEASFQIGSSSGEAMIMGLTSVRADDFRMGGTTFDSENGKDKSWEVPPTASDLKFEFKTKAGEDIVLDINTKAGDDIEELATYINGQSDLVNASVTDDGRIQLFVAEPDLEGAMSISGGLASELGIKSEGRATSVQDISLTSVAGSQNAISVIDSAMKYVDSQRADLGAKQNRLSHSINNLANVQENVDASNSRIKDTDFAKETTQMTKSQILQQAGTSILAQAKQLPNSAMTLLQ comes from the coding sequence ATGGCTATCAATGTAAGCACTAACGTATCTGCTATGACAGCACAGCGTTACCTGAATAAAGCATCTAATGACTTAGCGACCTCTATGGAGCGTTTGTCATCAGGTCATAAAATCAATAGCGCAAAAGACGACGCAGCTGGTCTGCAAATCTCGAACCGCTTAACGGCGCAATCTCGTGGTCTTGATGTCGCAATGCGTAATGCCAATGATGGTATTTCTATTGCTCAAACCGCTGAAGGCGCGATGAACGAATCAACAAACGTACTACAACGTATGCGTGATCTAGCTATTCAGTCATCAAACGGTACTAACTCGGCAGCGGAGCGTACAGCGCTTGATGAAGAGTCTTCGGCACTTCAAGATGAGCTAAACCGTATCGCGGAAACAACCTCGTTTGGTGGCCGTCGTCTGTTGAATGGTTCATTTGGTGAAGCATCTTTCCAGATAGGTTCTAGCTCTGGTGAAGCGATGATTATGGGACTCACTAGTGTTCGTGCTGATGATTTCCGTATGGGCGGTACTACGTTCGATTCTGAAAACGGTAAAGATAAAAGCTGGGAAGTGCCGCCAACCGCGAGCGACCTTAAGTTTGAATTCAAAACCAAAGCAGGTGAAGACATCGTTTTAGATATCAATACCAAAGCCGGTGATGATATCGAAGAGCTTGCTACTTACATTAATGGTCAATCTGATCTTGTTAACGCATCGGTTACCGATGATGGTCGCATCCAACTATTCGTTGCTGAACCTGACCTTGAGGGTGCAATGTCGATCTCTGGTGGCCTAGCATCTGAGCTAGGTATTAAGAGTGAAGGCCGTGCAACATCGGTTCAAGATATTAGCCTAACCAGCGTTGCAGGTTCACAAAACGCAATCAGCGTGATTGATTCTGCAATGAAGTATGTAGATTCACAGCGTGCTGATTTGGGTGCTAAACAGAACCGTCTAAGCCACAGTATTAATAACTTGGCAAACGTTCAAGAGAACGTAGACGCTTCAAACAGCCGAATCAAAGATACGGACTTTGCGAAAGAGACGACGCAAATGACCAAATCACAAATTCTGCAACAAGCAGGTACTTCGATACTTGCTCAAGCAAAACAGTTGCCTAACTCTGCAATGACACTATTGCAATAG